The following proteins are encoded in a genomic region of Methylobacterium tardum:
- a CDS encoding inositol monophosphatase family protein, whose product MTLPPDAPAQDVLARMLAFAEEAAPLALRMRAAGLDMTNKGPDLGQALTEADLAVSRLLHARFGPDLIEEETADDLSHAAAAALLARDAWTFVGDPIDGTRPFAGGLTGWGVMVAACRAGWPRACVMNLPVWAEDRAGPARIDPAEAARGILLAACDGQAFWAPTQGGIRAEALRPLERPGRRTGHVGWLSVTAQKFTLDYGRGWFPWSEGGTISDAALLATGRLDATLSNNRLWDLAPILPLFEALGFGLFHWPDLTPPPAAFVDLFDAGLSAHDDLWMVCRNRDQAADLAQAIRRAEPVTGSAEGG is encoded by the coding sequence ATGACTCTTCCGCCCGACGCGCCCGCGCAGGATGTCCTCGCCCGCATGCTCGCTTTCGCCGAGGAGGCGGCCCCGCTCGCCCTGCGGATGCGCGCGGCCGGGCTGGACATGACCAACAAGGGCCCGGATCTGGGTCAGGCCCTCACCGAGGCCGATCTCGCAGTGAGCCGGCTGCTGCACGCCCGATTCGGCCCCGACCTGATCGAGGAGGAGACGGCGGACGACCTGAGCCACGCGGCCGCGGCGGCGCTGCTCGCCCGGGACGCCTGGACCTTCGTGGGCGACCCGATCGACGGCACCCGCCCCTTCGCGGGCGGCCTGACGGGCTGGGGTGTGATGGTGGCCGCCTGCCGCGCGGGCTGGCCCCGCGCCTGCGTGATGAACCTGCCCGTCTGGGCGGAGGACCGCGCCGGCCCGGCCCGCATCGATCCGGCCGAGGCGGCGCGCGGCATCCTGCTCGCGGCCTGCGACGGCCAAGCGTTTTGGGCGCCCACGCAGGGCGGTATCCGGGCCGAGGCCCTGCGGCCGCTGGAGCGGCCCGGGCGCCGGACCGGCCATGTCGGCTGGCTCTCGGTGACCGCCCAGAAATTTACCCTGGATTACGGGCGCGGCTGGTTCCCCTGGAGCGAGGGCGGCACGATCTCCGACGCCGCGCTCCTGGCGACCGGGCGCCTCGACGCGACGCTCAGCAACAACCGGCTGTGGGATCTGGCGCCGATCCTGCCGCTGTTCGAGGCGCTGGGCTTCGGCCTGTTCCACTGGCCCGATCTCACGCCGCCGCCGGCCGCCTTCGTCGATCTGTTCGATGCGGGCCTGTCAGCCCATGACGACCTCTGGATGGTCTGCCGCAACCGGGATCAGGCGGCCGACCTTGCGCAGGCGATCCGCCGTGCCGAGCCGGTGACCGGCTCGGCAGAAGGCGGCTAG
- a CDS encoding NUDIX domain-containing protein, whose protein sequence is MSGTPAALPLKVLHRGWNTFGIATLTLPDGSTVPRALEDHGQAACVLPYDPERRVALLVRQARVGPAFWGEPADLDEAPAGGLDGGEPEATAIREAMEEAGVRLRQLDCVAHAYSMPSVSSERLWLYLAPYGEADKVAAGGGLHAEGEQVVPVEVPLATLAEAARSGRFPDLKTLVLVQALMLRRPELFAA, encoded by the coding sequence ATGAGCGGAACGCCGGCCGCGCTGCCGCTGAAGGTGCTCCATCGCGGGTGGAACACCTTCGGGATCGCCACGCTGACGCTGCCGGACGGCAGCACCGTGCCGCGGGCCCTGGAGGACCACGGCCAAGCCGCCTGCGTCCTGCCCTACGATCCCGAGCGGCGCGTGGCGCTACTCGTCCGGCAGGCCCGGGTCGGGCCGGCCTTCTGGGGCGAGCCGGCCGATCTCGACGAGGCGCCGGCGGGGGGCCTCGACGGCGGCGAGCCGGAGGCGACCGCGATCCGCGAGGCCATGGAGGAGGCGGGCGTCCGTCTCCGGCAGCTCGACTGCGTGGCGCATGCCTACAGCATGCCGAGCGTGTCCTCGGAGCGCCTCTGGCTCTACCTCGCGCCCTACGGTGAGGCCGACAAGGTCGCCGCCGGCGGCGGTCTGCACGCGGAGGGCGAGCAGGTGGTTCCCGTCGAGGTGCCCCTGGCGACGCTGGCGGAAGCGGCCCGCTCGGGCCGGTTTCCCGACCTCAAGACCCTGGTGCTCGTCCAGGCGCTGATGCTCCGCAGACCCGAGTTGTTCGCCGCATGA